The Procambarus clarkii isolate CNS0578487 chromosome 76, FALCON_Pclarkii_2.0, whole genome shotgun sequence genome includes a window with the following:
- the LOC138357241 gene encoding putative golgin subfamily A member 6-like protein 19, with the protein MRRKEARMCRKARMRRKEARMCRKEARMCRKEARRCRKEARMCRKEAKMCRKEAKMCRKEDRMCRKEDRMCRKEARMCRKEARMCRKEARRCRKETRMCRKEARMCRKARMCRKEARMCRKEARMCRKEARMCRKEARMRRKEARMRRKEARMRRKEARMYRKEARMRR; encoded by the coding sequence ATGCGCCGCAAGGAGGCTAGGATGTGCCGCAAGGCTAGGATGCGGCGCAAGGAGGCTAGGATGTGCCGCAAGGAGGCTAGGATGTGCCGCAAGGAGGCTAGGAGGTGCCGCAAGGAGGCTAGGATGTGCCGCAAGGAGGCTAAGATGTGCCGCAAGGAGGCTAAGATGTGCCGCAAGGAGGATAGGATGTGCCGCAAGGAGGATAGGATGTGCCGCAAGGAGGCTAGGATGTGCCGCAAGGAGGCTAGGATGTGCCGCAAGGAGGCTAGGAGATGCCGCAAGGAGACTAGGATGTGCCGCAAGGAGGCTAGGATGTGCCGCAAGGCTAGGATGTGCCGCAAGGAGGCTAGGATGTGCCGCAAGGAGGCTAGGATGTGCCGCAAGGAGGCTAGGATGTGCCGCAAGGAGGCTAGGATGAGACGCAAGGAGGCTAGGATGAGACGCAAGGAGGCTAGGATGAGACGCAAGGAGGCTAGGATGTACCGCAAGGAGGCTAGGATGCGCCGCTAG
- the LOC138357242 gene encoding putative golgin subfamily A member 6-like protein 19 gives MRRKEARMRHKVARMRRKVARMRRKVARMRRKVARMRRKEARVRRKEARVRRKKARVRRKEARVRRKKARMRRKEARVRRKEARMRRKEARMRRKEAKMCRKEARMRRKEARVRRKEAKMCRKEAKMCRKEAKMCRKARMRRKEARMCR, from the coding sequence ATGCGCCGCAAGGAGGCTAGGATGAGACACAAGGTGGCTAGGATGAGACGCAAGGTGGCTAGGATGAGACGCAAGGTGGCTAGGATGAGACGCAAGGTGGCTAGGATGAGACGCAAAGAGGCTAGGGTGAGACGCAAGGAGGCTAGGGTGAGACGCAAGAAGGCTAGGGTGAGACGCAAGGAGGCTAGGGTGAGACGCAAGAAGGCTAGGATGCGCCGCAAGGAGGCTAGGGTGAGACGCAAGGAGGCTAGGATGAGACGCAAGGAGGCTAGGATGCGCCGCAAGGAGGCTAAGATGTGCCGCAAGGAGGCTAGGATGCGCCGCAAGGAGGCTAGGGTGAGACGCAAGGAGGCTAAGATGTGCCGCAAGGAGGCTAAGATGTGCCGCAAGGAGGCTAAGATGTGCCGCAAGGCTAGGATGAGACGCAAGGAGGCTAGAATGTGCCGCTAG